From Candidatus Nomurabacteria bacterium, one genomic window encodes:
- a CDS encoding VWA domain-containing protein, producing the protein MNITFATPWLMVLAVLPLGLLVWYLFGRKSEPIVEWESEDIHNVMIATASERWRHLGVVSLVIGMLGAVVLVAGFQTGASTVSSEAKEERASLCFIVFDNSGSGNYANEPGGESRFERSLRELKAAIEGQSSCQQFGLIAFSGDSEALVAPTPGNPAGAQATLAQLDALTTNSGGTDIAAGLQQALTQCKLGEFGPCNFLLVSDLADRSEGGSSRLLEQLSAVKLLGSLLYVYDVGAARGYDGQVAWPTPQTDVFDDPTVAEASKQVSSPAEAFAEAKVQTFSVPAQEVQVPASTPLWPRLLGGILLLLLIVPFTRTIRE; encoded by the coding sequence ATGAACATCACCTTTGCCACTCCGTGGCTGATGGTGCTGGCAGTCCTCCCGCTTGGACTGCTGGTGTGGTATCTGTTCGGACGCAAGTCCGAGCCGATTGTCGAGTGGGAGTCCGAAGACATCCATAATGTGATGATTGCCACCGCAAGTGAGCGGTGGCGCCATCTCGGAGTGGTGTCGTTGGTGATCGGCATGCTCGGAGCGGTGGTGTTGGTGGCCGGTTTCCAAACCGGTGCCAGCACTGTGTCGTCGGAGGCGAAGGAGGAACGGGCGAGCCTGTGCTTCATTGTCTTCGACAACTCCGGCTCAGGCAATTACGCCAACGAGCCGGGCGGCGAAAGCCGTTTCGAGCGCAGCCTTCGCGAGTTGAAGGCAGCAATCGAAGGTCAGTCAAGCTGCCAGCAATTCGGTTTGATCGCCTTCAGTGGCGACTCCGAAGCGCTGGTCGCACCCACTCCAGGCAACCCTGCCGGTGCACAGGCCACGCTGGCCCAGCTCGATGCACTGACCACCAACTCTGGTGGCACAGACATCGCCGCTGGCTTACAGCAAGCGCTGACCCAGTGCAAACTGGGTGAGTTTGGCCCGTGCAACTTCCTACTAGTTAGCGACCTAGCTGACCGATCAGAAGGTGGCTCGAGCCGACTGCTCGAACAGTTGTCGGCAGTCAAGCTGCTGGGTTCGCTCCTGTACGTCTACGACGTCGGAGCTGCCCGTGGCTACGATGGCCAGGTAGCCTGGCCGACCCCGCAGACTGATGTCTTCGACGACCCAACGGTTGCCGAAGCATCGAAGCAGGTGTCGAGCCCGGCCGAAGCCTTCGCGGAAGCCAAAGTGCAGACTTTTTCGGTGCCCGCCCAAGAGGTGCAGGTGCCGGCGAGCACACCGCTCTGGCCAAGGCTGCTGGGAGGCATCTTGCTACTGTTGTTGATCGTGCCTTTCACACGGACGATCCGCGAGTAA
- a CDS encoding 1-acyl-sn-glycerol-3-phosphate acyltransferase, translating to MKYLLKISHLSVWVYSKLLLRFYIQLEVDKRVTISSSRSKLFISNHTSLLDASLFIGSLTWREIWAVSPTRAILAKRYYYSPVLPFAYLIGCFPARPLFPSLKRYAGVAASVRYLNDSQSVGIYPEGKRTPNVRIEARNGIVRILSSVKAVPEIYLIKVTRESKRKFKIVIDRDDSVAKLNDPNKIMDKLFSL from the coding sequence ATGAAGTATCTATTAAAAATAAGTCACTTAAGCGTATGGGTATATTCGAAACTGTTATTACGGTTTTATATTCAACTCGAGGTCGATAAACGAGTAACGATTAGCTCAAGTCGCTCTAAACTATTTATTTCTAACCATACCTCACTACTAGATGCCTCATTGTTTATCGGGTCACTAACCTGGCGAGAGATCTGGGCAGTCTCTCCAACGCGTGCAATTTTGGCCAAACGTTACTATTATTCGCCTGTTCTACCGTTTGCATATTTGATTGGATGCTTTCCGGCAAGGCCGTTGTTTCCAAGTCTAAAACGGTATGCGGGAGTTGCAGCATCTGTGCGATATCTAAATGACAGCCAAAGTGTTGGTATCTACCCAGAAGGAAAACGAACACCCAATGTTCGCATCGAAGCCAGAAACGGGATTGTTCGAATCCTAAGTTCGGTTAAGGCTGTTCCAGAGATTTACCTAATAAAAGTTACTCGCGAATCAAAACGAAAATTTAAAATAGTTATAGATCGCGACGATTCGGTCGCCAAGCTAAACGATCCGAACAAAATTATGGATAAACTATTTTCATTATAA
- a CDS encoding response regulator transcription factor has product MKIAIIEDDLAISQMYRIKFEAEGWTVETAENGLVGLKLVEDMKPDIVLLDLMMPEMSGDEMLEELRKKPFGKDIKVIILTNMGATEAPAKLKELGVTAFIVKADMTPRQVAELVKSSMN; this is encoded by the coding sequence ATGAAAATTGCAATCATCGAAGACGATTTAGCAATCAGCCAAATGTATCGAATCAAGTTCGAGGCCGAGGGGTGGACTGTCGAGACTGCCGAAAATGGTTTGGTTGGCCTAAAACTTGTCGAAGACATGAAACCAGACATTGTCTTGCTCGACCTAATGATGCCAGAGATGAGTGGCGATGAAATGCTCGAAGAACTTCGCAAAAAACCATTTGGTAAAGATATCAAAGTAATTATCCTTACAAATATGGGAGCGACCGAAGCTCCGGCAAAACTCAAAGAACTCGGAGTAACTGCTTTTATCGTTAAGGCCGATATGACCCCACGCCAGGTTGCCGAGCTAGTTAAATCGAGTATGAATTAA
- the murD gene encoding UDP-N-acetylmuramoyl-L-alanine--D-glutamate ligase: MRIGLVGWGVETKSAYEYFGGSHSYVIGNEEPRSDFPNGENIEIHYIDQARQPGLVGNVSDLSYLDFYDNCDLVIFQGAARKNLELKFPADHDFWQKAKTGLDIFFEKSPTKNIIGITGTKGKGTTTSLTAELLSATGLDVRLGGNIGIPVLQMLDTLTPDSWVVLELSNFQLYKFNYSPHIAINLMIIPEHIDEWHKTMKDYVDAKRNLSAHQTSSDISIFLPSNEYSRANAESSPGKLIPYTEPPGAFINNTGFVEIDHQQIIHSSKVGLIGKHNLQNICAALTAAWQIKNAPEIYQQVITNFKGLEHRLQFIREVNGVKYYDDSFGTIPNTAQVALDAFDQPKVVILGGHDKGNDWTELIERLKQEDVKHIVLIGSITFRLLKEMESAGLDMHKVSFRENGNSWTMLSIIDTVNKEASAGDIVLLSTGASSFGLFEDYKDRGRQFAQVVNSLKPA, translated from the coding sequence ATGCGTATTGGTCTAGTTGGTTGGGGCGTCGAAACTAAAAGTGCCTACGAATATTTTGGCGGCAGCCATAGTTATGTAATTGGCAACGAAGAGCCTCGCTCAGATTTTCCCAATGGTGAAAATATCGAGATTCACTACATAGACCAAGCAAGACAACCTGGCTTAGTTGGTAACGTTAGTGACCTAAGCTATCTCGACTTTTACGACAATTGTGATTTAGTTATTTTTCAAGGAGCTGCCCGTAAAAACCTCGAGCTAAAGTTTCCTGCAGACCATGACTTCTGGCAAAAAGCCAAGACTGGCTTAGATATTTTTTTTGAAAAATCACCAACAAAAAATATCATCGGCATAACCGGAACGAAGGGCAAGGGTACAACCACTAGCTTAACCGCCGAACTGCTGTCGGCAACTGGTCTTGATGTTAGGCTTGGCGGAAACATTGGAATCCCGGTCCTGCAAATGCTAGACACTTTAACGCCCGACTCGTGGGTTGTCTTAGAGTTATCAAATTTTCAGCTTTACAAGTTTAACTACTCGCCACATATTGCCATAAATTTGATGATCATCCCTGAACATATCGATGAATGGCACAAGACCATGAAAGACTACGTCGACGCTAAACGAAATCTCAGTGCTCACCAAACATCGTCTGACATCTCCATTTTTTTGCCTTCGAACGAATATTCACGTGCGAATGCCGAAAGCTCACCTGGTAAACTCATACCATATACCGAACCGCCCGGTGCCTTCATTAATAACACTGGCTTTGTAGAAATAGACCACCAGCAAATTATTCATAGCTCTAAAGTTGGGTTAATCGGAAAACACAATTTGCAGAATATTTGCGCTGCGCTAACAGCTGCCTGGCAAATAAAAAATGCTCCCGAAATATATCAACAAGTGATAACGAACTTTAAGGGTCTAGAACACCGACTACAGTTTATTCGCGAAGTAAATGGGGTAAAATATTACGACGATTCGTTTGGGACCATACCCAACACAGCCCAGGTAGCCCTCGATGCATTTGATCAACCAAAAGTCGTTATTCTTGGTGGCCACGACAAGGGGAACGACTGGACAGAACTTATAGAACGTCTCAAGCAAGAAGATGTAAAACACATAGTCTTGATCGGCTCAATAACTTTTAGACTGCTTAAAGAAATGGAGAGTGCTGGCTTAGATATGCATAAGGTTAGCTTTCGCGAGAATGGCAACTCCTGGACTATGCTCAGTATCATCGATACTGTAAACAAAGAAGCCTCGGCAGGAGACATCGTCTTGTTATCGACCGGAGCATCAAGTTTTGGTTTATTTGAAGACTACAAAGATCGTGGCAGGCAGTTCGCCCAAGTTGTTAACAGTCTAAAACCCGCTTAA
- the murI gene encoding glutamate racemase, with protein MKVGVFDSGVGGENVVAAIKIAIPKAEVIFRDDRAHLPYGNKTASQILELMTPIMQTFTDQDQVDAIVIACNTASTNILDQLKELVSVPVIGFVPMIKPASLMTKTNTITVCATPGTLKSNRYAALKAAYARDLVVIEPDCSDWAEMIEANKLNMARIGDVVNQSMRAGSDVIVLGCTHYHWIEDQLKQLAGPNITIIQPTTSVIAELKRVLDC; from the coding sequence TTGAAGGTTGGCGTTTTTGATTCCGGGGTAGGCGGAGAAAATGTAGTTGCAGCAATTAAAATTGCCATACCTAAAGCCGAGGTCATATTTAGAGATGATCGTGCACATCTGCCCTATGGCAATAAAACTGCGTCCCAAATACTCGAGCTAATGACGCCGATTATGCAAACTTTTACAGACCAAGACCAGGTTGATGCGATTGTTATCGCCTGCAATACTGCATCTACTAACATATTGGACCAACTGAAAGAGCTTGTCTCTGTTCCGGTGATTGGGTTCGTACCAATGATTAAGCCCGCAAGTCTGATGACAAAAACTAATACTATCACTGTTTGCGCTACTCCCGGGACGCTCAAGAGCAATCGCTATGCCGCGCTTAAAGCCGCTTACGCCCGAGATTTAGTTGTTATCGAGCCAGATTGCTCGGACTGGGCGGAAATGATTGAGGCTAATAAGCTTAATATGGCAAGAATCGGTGATGTAGTTAATCAATCTATGCGAGCTGGATCAGATGTAATTGTACTTGGCTGCACTCATTACCATTGGATAGAAGACCAGTTGAAACAACTAGCAGGACCGAATATAACCATAATCCAGCCAACAACATCAGTAATAGCTGAACTTAAGCGGGTTTTAGACTGTTAA
- a CDS encoding bifunctional 5,10-methylenetetrahydrofolate dehydrogenase/5,10-methenyltetrahydrofolate cyclohydrolase: MKLLDGRELAGYIKERHAKAVRGLRQAWQIQPKLAIIVTKEDSVIDKYVSLKEKYAADILVDVEVYRIKQVMLSEILDEIKKDKSIHGVIVQLPLDDVSQTEQLLNIIPPSKDVDGLGNQASYDSATATAISWLLTGYNVELEGKQIVVNGNGRLVGAPLAKMWQGSGLNVKVLDSKSFNPELIKQADVIVSATGRPGIITEDIVAHGAIVVDAGTASESGKIVGDVNDNVYARDDLTITPKIGGVGPLTIAALFENVITAARGTKGRLDEEL, from the coding sequence ATGAAATTACTAGATGGTAGGGAATTAGCCGGCTACATTAAAGAACGTCATGCCAAGGCCGTTAGGGGTTTGCGTCAGGCATGGCAAATTCAACCAAAACTGGCAATAATTGTTACCAAAGAAGATTCTGTAATCGATAAATACGTTAGCCTAAAAGAAAAATATGCAGCCGATATTTTAGTTGACGTCGAAGTGTATCGGATTAAACAAGTGATGCTATCCGAAATTCTGGACGAGATAAAGAAGGATAAAAGCATTCACGGTGTAATCGTACAGTTGCCGCTAGATGATGTTTCTCAAACAGAACAACTACTTAATATAATCCCACCAAGCAAAGATGTAGATGGCTTAGGCAATCAGGCTAGCTATGATTCTGCAACAGCCACGGCTATTAGCTGGTTGCTGACTGGCTACAATGTCGAGCTAGAAGGTAAGCAAATTGTGGTCAATGGCAACGGTAGATTAGTTGGTGCGCCGCTTGCCAAAATGTGGCAAGGCTCTGGACTGAATGTTAAGGTCTTAGATAGTAAATCTTTTAACCCAGAATTAATTAAGCAAGCCGACGTGATTGTAAGTGCGACTGGTCGCCCAGGTATAATTACAGAAGATATTGTGGCTCACGGGGCGATTGTAGTCGACGCAGGGACTGCCAGCGAATCGGGCAAAATTGTTGGAGATGTTAATGACAACGTTTACGCTCGCGATGACCTAACGATAACTCCAAAAATTGGCGGTGTTGGCCCGCTTACAATCGCCGCTTTGTTTGAGAATGTAATCACAGCAGCCAGAGGTACAAAGGGAAGGCTAGACGAAGAACTTTGA
- a CDS encoding NUDIX hydrolase yields the protein MQKRTKHPYFGYWGFPTGKVRWGETLLEAAARELKEETNLTAKFKYVGLYHELVRIKENGDIIEDKLFHIIGCSDVSGELLNAFEGGLNEWKTREAIEAEPKKYDSYKIEMDMIHGLYATFVEQTVEVSENDF from the coding sequence ATGCAAAAGCGCACCAAACACCCCTATTTTGGTTATTGGGGCTTCCCTACTGGCAAAGTCCGTTGGGGTGAGACTCTTTTAGAAGCAGCAGCTCGTGAGCTCAAAGAAGAGACCAACCTGACAGCCAAATTTAAATATGTAGGTCTTTATCACGAGCTTGTAAGAATCAAAGAAAACGGCGACATAATAGAAGATAAGTTATTCCACATTATTGGCTGCTCTGATGTTTCTGGGGAGTTACTAAATGCCTTTGAGGGTGGGCTTAACGAATGGAAAACCCGAGAAGCCATCGAAGCCGAACCCAAAAAATACGACAGCTACAAGATTGAGATGGATATGATCCATGGGCTTTATGCTACATTTGTCGAACAAACTGTCGAAGTCTCCGAAAATGATTTCTAG
- a CDS encoding magnesium transporter has translation MNRIKEIRTRLSWLVVGLAVSLLIAKTISGFEDVLNQDLTLAAFIPLVVYMSDAVGTQMEAIIIRELNVRKKKFNFIRFLRRQASIVLPVSLIIGVLSGISLELWRHDSHLSLTIGLSLTAGILTSLITGALMPYLFWRLHKDPAEASGPIATVTQDFLSIVTFFLIAKVFI, from the coding sequence ATGAACAGAATCAAAGAAATTAGAACTCGCTTAAGCTGGTTGGTTGTTGGTTTAGCTGTCAGCTTGTTGATAGCTAAAACAATCTCTGGATTCGAAGACGTACTAAACCAAGATTTAACATTAGCAGCCTTTATCCCACTAGTGGTCTATATGAGTGATGCTGTCGGGACACAGATGGAGGCGATTATTATTCGAGAGCTAAATGTGCGCAAGAAAAAATTCAATTTTATACGATTTCTCAGGCGGCAGGCGAGTATTGTTTTGCCAGTAAGTCTGATAATTGGAGTATTGTCGGGAATTAGCCTAGAGTTGTGGCGACACGATAGCCACTTATCACTAACCATCGGCTTATCACTAACGGCAGGCATTCTGACATCTCTAATAACAGGCGCATTGATGCCATACTTGTTTTGGAGACTACATAAAGACCCGGCCGAGGCTAGCGGACCAATAGCCACAGTCACCCAAGACTTTTTAAGCATCGTAACATTCTTCTTGATAGCGAAAGTATTTATTTAA
- a CDS encoding N-acetylmuramoyl-L-alanine amidase — translation MEYLDKAKWREDLHQPDWYLLLKQDFKNLEKLAEELEVKGQPHKQVKQEAYAMLEEAMREGYLPIAETGPDEDHKRQPIDTIVIHHTKNQPGMTLERLNAMHMLRIYGSHYASLTDPNLKGQPVWSGHFFEGKQVFWTYHWLVREDGFAEQILEDKYIGWQAGNWDINTRSIAICIDDDLSDKEPSKAVIEAIARIIRQRYPRVSPERIIGHCDAYQNTICPGHLFHKSWRSKLIEILAA, via the coding sequence ATGGAATATCTCGACAAAGCCAAGTGGCGAGAGGACTTACATCAACCCGACTGGTATTTGCTACTTAAGCAAGATTTCAAAAATCTTGAAAAACTTGCAGAAGAGCTTGAAGTCAAAGGTCAGCCGCACAAACAGGTTAAACAAGAGGCCTATGCCATGCTTGAAGAGGCTATGAGAGAAGGCTATTTGCCAATTGCCGAGACCGGACCGGACGAAGATCACAAGCGTCAGCCAATCGATACAATCGTGATTCATCACACCAAAAATCAGCCCGGCATGACTCTCGAACGCCTCAATGCAATGCATATGCTAAGAATTTACGGAAGCCACTATGCCAGTCTTACCGATCCTAATCTAAAGGGTCAGCCGGTTTGGTCTGGACATTTTTTCGAAGGCAAACAAGTTTTCTGGACATACCATTGGCTAGTTCGCGAAGATGGTTTTGCTGAACAAATTCTTGAAGACAAATATATTGGCTGGCAAGCTGGGAATTGGGATATCAACACCAGAAGCATAGCAATCTGCATAGATGATGATTTAAGCGACAAAGAGCCAAGTAAGGCTGTAATAGAAGCGATTGCCCGCATAATTAGACAGAGATATCCTCGCGTATCTCCTGAAAGAATTATTGGACACTGCGATGCATACCAAAACACAATTTGTCCCGGACATTTATTTCACAAATCTTGGCGTAGTAAACTCATCGAGATACTGGCTGCTTAG
- a CDS encoding polysaccharide deacetylase family protein: MIFITTLLVVLVLYGLFMSPYVQLFGKYPYKIDTTEKIVALTFDDGPNGRDTEMLLDVLKRHNVKATFFVVGSCINRWPKLLARIATENHTVGVHSMKHRFRDYFVPGQFMKEVKQLLLLIERKVGKRPQLMRTPWLWRQPAMLHQARKLRLLPVSGVFCHPLEVFGATPEKIARQAIKQAKPGRILIFHDGKEGVGGDRSRTVRAVEILITSLQKQGYKFVTVDKLLSVSPYL; the protein is encoded by the coding sequence ATGATATTTATAACCACATTGCTAGTCGTCTTAGTGCTATATGGGTTATTTATGTCACCCTATGTGCAGCTCTTCGGCAAGTACCCATATAAAATCGATACTACTGAAAAAATTGTTGCCCTGACATTCGATGATGGACCGAATGGTCGCGATACCGAAATGTTGCTCGATGTTCTGAAGAGACATAATGTTAAAGCTACTTTTTTCGTTGTTGGAAGTTGCATTAATAGATGGCCCAAGCTGCTTGCACGCATCGCTACCGAAAATCATACCGTCGGAGTTCACTCCATGAAACATAGGTTTCGGGACTACTTTGTACCCGGTCAATTCATGAAAGAGGTAAAACAACTCTTGTTATTGATCGAAAGAAAAGTTGGCAAAAGACCGCAGTTAATGCGGACTCCTTGGCTTTGGCGTCAACCAGCGATGCTACATCAAGCACGTAAACTTAGACTGCTGCCTGTTTCTGGAGTATTCTGTCACCCTTTAGAAGTTTTTGGGGCTACGCCAGAAAAAATTGCCCGCCAGGCTATCAAGCAGGCAAAACCAGGCAGGATATTAATCTTTCACGACGGTAAAGAAGGCGTAGGGGGTGATCGCTCCAGAACCGTTCGGGCGGTAGAGATCCTAATTACGTCACTCCAGAAACAAGGCTATAAGTTTGTAACAGTCGATAAGCTACTTAGCGTTAGCCCGTATCTATAG
- a CDS encoding glycosyltransferase family 2 protein produces the protein MKSNLAVKPKYSIVVPAYNEEDLLGDCLDSLLQQEVNFEFEIIVVDNNSSDSTASVAKKRKVRLISEKNPGVCWARQAGYIAANGKYIVSTDADTTFDSNWLCRLDKHIKTGVVGVGGGIYYNGDIGWANAWSRFLFGGSKLWSNLFGQPCYVSACNLVFLKSAIKGYDTRLTQGGDELAILKQLKKNGRVIIDPTILVNTSGRRQAKGLWYSIFVTFLWYYIMGYNISRLTRHNFFGSYPAFRKVKARKSIGFKGKYFPWIVILIVAFLIAYYAKSEISEDNIQNASLNIPAR, from the coding sequence ATGAAAAGTAATCTGGCGGTTAAGCCAAAATATTCGATAGTTGTTCCTGCCTACAACGAGGAGGATTTGCTAGGTGATTGCCTAGATAGCCTGCTCCAGCAAGAAGTTAATTTTGAATTCGAAATCATAGTTGTCGATAATAATAGTAGTGACTCAACAGCTTCGGTAGCTAAAAAGCGTAAAGTACGCTTGATATCAGAAAAGAATCCAGGAGTCTGCTGGGCAAGACAAGCTGGGTATATTGCTGCAAATGGTAAATATATTGTTTCAACCGATGCCGATACAACCTTCGATTCTAACTGGTTATGTCGACTCGACAAGCACATAAAGACCGGTGTTGTGGGGGTCGGCGGAGGTATTTACTATAACGGAGATATAGGCTGGGCTAACGCATGGTCAAGGTTCTTATTCGGGGGGTCAAAGCTATGGAGCAATCTATTCGGTCAACCATGCTATGTGTCTGCCTGTAATCTGGTATTCCTTAAATCTGCAATCAAGGGGTACGATACACGCCTAACTCAAGGTGGTGATGAGCTTGCGATACTTAAGCAACTCAAGAAAAACGGCAGAGTAATCATTGATCCTACTATTTTAGTAAACACGTCTGGGCGTCGACAAGCTAAAGGCTTATGGTATTCAATCTTTGTGACTTTCTTATGGTATTACATCATGGGCTATAACATTAGCCGGCTTACCCGTCATAATTTTTTTGGTAGCTATCCTGCATTCCGCAAAGTGAAAGCCCGTAAATCAATAGGCTTCAAAGGAAAGTATTTTCCGTGGATCGTAATTTTAATTGTAGCTTTCCTAATTGCCTATTATGCTAAATCGGAGATTTCTGAAGATAATATCCAGAACGCATCGCTAAACATACCCGCTCGATAA